One segment of Haliotis asinina isolate JCU_RB_2024 chromosome 12, JCU_Hal_asi_v2, whole genome shotgun sequence DNA contains the following:
- the LOC137257906 gene encoding MORN repeat-containing protein 1-like isoform X1, with translation MAAHTASRASYVGETKKLLRDGFGVYTYENQFFRYEGQWQRGKKHGHGKLLMKDGTFYEGLFANGEIQGHGYKYFATSGCKYTGQFERGELHGYGIMQYKDGTLFEGEWAHNRKQGYGVLKTGENSKYEGEFMGSMRHGDGTLIYDGVYKASNGDRYTGNWVMDQRQGQGHLICEDGTEYEGQWLNDMFHGEGKMVHASGIIYEGQWINGYPVEMATKLVIVTESLELTQGQTFSVKVECHNDLGEVIADQGRELLVSAGFKYYPTKEGSALFDMIEQVEEKPIATPFGYSIVPYPLTDHMNTDEEKEADGEKEEVSEVKVTPEQEIPVKTDDGDEEQEQVEEGEEKGEKEAVREEGEKNGNMSPTQEAMQDLVTVLEPTTEESAPTQRETTPLPPPVASQRTVNGACEWSCLQLAPPPPMYRPFLAMEEEAGMKKSKSKKPGQSKDKSLDKPDGKQSRKDLKEKTSTESNLDEKFARPGEYVIMVQDVTNPAFLRGPLPPAFMLIKLQKPKPKKKDPKPKWDTQKHIANMQRYSSMGH, from the exons ATGGCGGCTCACACGGCATCCAGGGCCAGTTATGTTGGTGAAACGAAGAAACTTCTTCGAGACG GATTTGGTGTCTACACGTATGAAAATCAGTTCTTCAGGTATGAAGGCCAGTGGCAGAGAGGGAAGAAACATG GTCACGGTAAGCTGCTCATGAAAGACGGCACCTTCTACGAGGGTCTGTTTGCAAATGGTGAGATTCAAGGACATGGCTACAAGTACTTCGCGACATCAGGATGCAAGTATACTGGGCAGTTTGAACGTGGTGAGCTACATGGCTATGGCATCATGCAGTACAAAGATGGCACCCTATTTGAAGGAGAGTGGGCGCACAACAGAAAGCAAG GCTATGGTGTACTCAAGACTGGGGAGAACTCCAAGTACGAGGGAGAGTTTATGGGCAGTATGCGGCATGGAGACGGCACTTTGAtttatga CGGTGTTTACAAAGCGAG TAATGGGGACAGGTACACGGGCAACTGGGTGATGGACCAGAGACAAGGTCAAGGACATCTCATCTGTGAAGATGGCACAGAGTATGAG GGTCAGTGGCTGAATGACATGTTCCATGGTGAGGGCAAGATGGTTCATGCATCTGGGATCATCTATGAAGGTCAGTGGATCAATGGCTACCCAGTGGAGATGGCCACCAAGCTGGTGATAGTTACAGAATCACTGGAACTCACTCAAGGGCAGACATTCTCAGTCAAAGTTGAATGTCACAACGACCTTGGGGAGGTCATTGCAG ATCAAGGGAGAGAACTCCTGGTATCGGCTGGGTTCAAGTACTACCCCACAAAAGAAGGTTCGGCACTGTTTGATATGATAGAGCAGGTTGAGGAGAAACCTATTGCAACACCTTT TGGCTACTCTATTGTGCCCTACCCCTTGACTGACCATATGAACACAGACGAGGAGAAAGAAGCAGATGGGGAGAAGGAGGAGGTCAGTGAGGTCAAAGTCACACCTGAACAAGAGATTCCAGTCAAGACAGATGACGGAG ATGAGGAACAGGAACAGGTTGAAGAAGGAGAAGAGAAGGGGGAGAAGGAGGCAGTCAGAGAGGAAGGGGAgaaaaatggaaacatgtcacccACACAAGAAGCAATGCAAGATCTTGTCACAG TTTTAGAACCAACCACAGAGGAGAGTGCACCTACACAGAGAGAAACCACCCCTCTTCCTCCACCTGTAGCCAGTCAGAGGACAGTTAATGGTGCATGTGAGTGGAGCTGTCTGCAGCTGGCCCCGCCCCCACCAATGTACCGCCCATTTCTAGCCATGGAGGAGGAAGCAGGGATGAAGAAATCCAAGTCCAAGAAGCCGGGCCAGTCTAAGGACAAGAGTCTGGATAAGCCAG ATGGTAAACAGTCCAGGAAGGACCTTAAGGAGAAAACAAGCACAGAAAGTAACCTGGATGAGAAATTTGCCCGACCAG GAGAGTATGTGATCATGGTACAAGATGTCACCAACCCAGCATTTCTCCGTGGACCCCTCCCACCAGCATTCATGCTCATCAAACTccaaaaaccaaaaccaaagaAAAAAGACCCCAAACCAAA
- the LOC137257906 gene encoding MORN repeat-containing protein 1-like isoform X2, translating into MAAHTASRASYVGETKKLLRDGFGVYTYENQFFRYEGQWQRGKKHGHGKLLMKDGTFYEGLFANGEIQGHGYKYFATSGCKYTGQFERGELHGYGIMQYKDGTLFEGEWAHNRKQGYGVLKTGENSKYEGEFMGSMRHGDGTLIYDNGDRYTGNWVMDQRQGQGHLICEDGTEYEGQWLNDMFHGEGKMVHASGIIYEGQWINGYPVEMATKLVIVTESLELTQGQTFSVKVECHNDLGEVIADQGRELLVSAGFKYYPTKEGSALFDMIEQVEEKPIATPFGYSIVPYPLTDHMNTDEEKEADGEKEEVSEVKVTPEQEIPVKTDDGDEEQEQVEEGEEKGEKEAVREEGEKNGNMSPTQEAMQDLVTVLEPTTEESAPTQRETTPLPPPVASQRTVNGACEWSCLQLAPPPPMYRPFLAMEEEAGMKKSKSKKPGQSKDKSLDKPDGKQSRKDLKEKTSTESNLDEKFARPGEYVIMVQDVTNPAFLRGPLPPAFMLIKLQKPKPKKKDPKPKWDTQKHIANMQRYSSMGH; encoded by the exons ATGGCGGCTCACACGGCATCCAGGGCCAGTTATGTTGGTGAAACGAAGAAACTTCTTCGAGACG GATTTGGTGTCTACACGTATGAAAATCAGTTCTTCAGGTATGAAGGCCAGTGGCAGAGAGGGAAGAAACATG GTCACGGTAAGCTGCTCATGAAAGACGGCACCTTCTACGAGGGTCTGTTTGCAAATGGTGAGATTCAAGGACATGGCTACAAGTACTTCGCGACATCAGGATGCAAGTATACTGGGCAGTTTGAACGTGGTGAGCTACATGGCTATGGCATCATGCAGTACAAAGATGGCACCCTATTTGAAGGAGAGTGGGCGCACAACAGAAAGCAAG GCTATGGTGTACTCAAGACTGGGGAGAACTCCAAGTACGAGGGAGAGTTTATGGGCAGTATGCGGCATGGAGACGGCACTTTGAtttatga TAATGGGGACAGGTACACGGGCAACTGGGTGATGGACCAGAGACAAGGTCAAGGACATCTCATCTGTGAAGATGGCACAGAGTATGAG GGTCAGTGGCTGAATGACATGTTCCATGGTGAGGGCAAGATGGTTCATGCATCTGGGATCATCTATGAAGGTCAGTGGATCAATGGCTACCCAGTGGAGATGGCCACCAAGCTGGTGATAGTTACAGAATCACTGGAACTCACTCAAGGGCAGACATTCTCAGTCAAAGTTGAATGTCACAACGACCTTGGGGAGGTCATTGCAG ATCAAGGGAGAGAACTCCTGGTATCGGCTGGGTTCAAGTACTACCCCACAAAAGAAGGTTCGGCACTGTTTGATATGATAGAGCAGGTTGAGGAGAAACCTATTGCAACACCTTT TGGCTACTCTATTGTGCCCTACCCCTTGACTGACCATATGAACACAGACGAGGAGAAAGAAGCAGATGGGGAGAAGGAGGAGGTCAGTGAGGTCAAAGTCACACCTGAACAAGAGATTCCAGTCAAGACAGATGACGGAG ATGAGGAACAGGAACAGGTTGAAGAAGGAGAAGAGAAGGGGGAGAAGGAGGCAGTCAGAGAGGAAGGGGAgaaaaatggaaacatgtcacccACACAAGAAGCAATGCAAGATCTTGTCACAG TTTTAGAACCAACCACAGAGGAGAGTGCACCTACACAGAGAGAAACCACCCCTCTTCCTCCACCTGTAGCCAGTCAGAGGACAGTTAATGGTGCATGTGAGTGGAGCTGTCTGCAGCTGGCCCCGCCCCCACCAATGTACCGCCCATTTCTAGCCATGGAGGAGGAAGCAGGGATGAAGAAATCCAAGTCCAAGAAGCCGGGCCAGTCTAAGGACAAGAGTCTGGATAAGCCAG ATGGTAAACAGTCCAGGAAGGACCTTAAGGAGAAAACAAGCACAGAAAGTAACCTGGATGAGAAATTTGCCCGACCAG GAGAGTATGTGATCATGGTACAAGATGTCACCAACCCAGCATTTCTCCGTGGACCCCTCCCACCAGCATTCATGCTCATCAAACTccaaaaaccaaaaccaaagaAAAAAGACCCCAAACCAAA